A region of Leisingera thetidis DNA encodes the following proteins:
- a CDS encoding dicarboxylate/amino acid:cation symporter, translated as MTSRRETTGIIASWTSLLLWKQIAIALVLGAMLGIALNMTGNEAIAATIKHVGTLFISAIKMLIVPLIFVSLVCGMTSVSDMARIGRVGVKAILFYLGTTAFAITIGLLLGTILQPGAGTDLATAAAMEAKEAPPFINTLLGIVPNNPVAAAADGNVLQIIFFAIVFGLAINLAGKPAQPVRDFFESLNAVILKLTEIVISFAPYGVFALITWVAGTYGLDLLLPLGTVIFALYLGCVIHALVVYGGLVAVVARLNPVRFFQGVIEPQIVAFTSTSSSGTLPVTMTAVERNLGVDRSVSSFTLPLGATINMDGTAMYQGVAALFVAQAFGVELGMQQYVTIILTATLASIGTAGVPGAGLVMLSLVLTSVGLPLEGVAIIAGIDRILDMARTALNVTGDAACTVLIAKSEDQIDTTAYDTPHVMKSPELKDV; from the coding sequence ATGACGTCGCGCAGGGAAACGACAGGTATAATCGCAAGCTGGACCAGCCTGTTGCTTTGGAAACAGATCGCCATTGCGCTGGTGCTGGGGGCCATGCTCGGCATTGCCCTGAACATGACCGGCAATGAAGCCATCGCGGCCACGATCAAACATGTCGGCACGCTGTTCATTTCAGCGATCAAGATGCTGATCGTGCCGCTGATCTTCGTGTCTCTGGTCTGCGGGATGACCTCGGTCAGTGACATGGCCCGCATCGGCCGGGTCGGCGTGAAGGCCATCCTGTTCTACTTGGGCACCACGGCCTTTGCGATCACCATCGGCCTGCTGCTCGGCACCATCCTGCAGCCCGGTGCCGGCACCGACCTTGCCACCGCCGCGGCGATGGAGGCGAAGGAGGCACCGCCCTTCATCAATACGCTGCTGGGCATCGTTCCGAACAATCCGGTTGCGGCAGCAGCCGACGGCAATGTGCTGCAGATCATCTTCTTTGCCATCGTGTTCGGTCTGGCGATCAATCTGGCGGGCAAGCCGGCCCAGCCGGTGCGCGATTTCTTTGAATCGCTGAACGCGGTGATCCTGAAGCTGACCGAAATCGTGATCTCCTTTGCTCCCTACGGCGTGTTTGCCCTGATCACCTGGGTTGCCGGCACCTACGGGCTGGACCTGCTGCTGCCGCTTGGCACCGTGATCTTTGCGCTTTACCTCGGCTGCGTCATTCATGCGCTGGTGGTTTATGGCGGCCTTGTGGCCGTGGTGGCCCGGCTGAACCCGGTGCGCTTCTTCCAGGGTGTGATCGAACCGCAGATCGTGGCCTTCACCAGCACCTCCAGCTCCGGCACCCTGCCGGTCACCATGACCGCGGTGGAGCGGAACCTGGGCGTCGACCGCTCGGTTTCCAGCTTCACCCTGCCTCTGGGCGCGACCATCAATATGGACGGCACCGCCATGTACCAGGGCGTCGCCGCGCTGTTTGTGGCGCAGGCCTTTGGTGTCGAGCTGGGCATGCAGCAGTATGTGACGATCATTCTGACCGCAACTCTGGCCTCAATCGGCACCGCTGGCGTGCCGGGGGCCGGGCTGGTGATGCTGTCGCTGGTGCTGACCTCGGTGGGTCTGCCGCTGGAAGGCGTGGCAATCATTGCGGGCATCGACCGGATCCTGGACATGGCGCGCACCGCGCTGAACGTGACCGGCGATGCCGCCTGCACGGTGCTGATCGCGAAATCGGAAGATCAGATCGACACCACCGCCTACGACACGCCGCATGTCATGAAGTCGCCGGAGCTGAAGGACGTCTGA
- a CDS encoding aspartate/glutamate racemase family protein: MPCNTAHHYAPDIAAAARVPLLNMVTLSAQAALEKNGKGARSGVLGSPALRQIGLFDRALAANGMHGLYPQDEPALLAAIQSVKRSGPSPAAGADLCLVDCTEFSLLRGEPGSPVPVIDTLDVLTRAIRDFVFCGFVPAEVQV, from the coding sequence ATGCCTTGCAATACCGCGCATCACTATGCGCCGGACATCGCAGCTGCAGCACGGGTGCCGCTGCTGAACATGGTGACGCTTTCGGCTCAGGCTGCCCTGGAAAAGAACGGAAAGGGCGCGCGGAGCGGTGTTCTGGGCTCCCCCGCGCTGCGGCAGATTGGTCTGTTTGACCGCGCGCTGGCGGCCAACGGGATGCATGGCCTTTACCCGCAGGATGAACCTGCGCTGCTGGCTGCCATCCAATCGGTCAAGCGTTCGGGGCCCAGCCCGGCGGCGGGCGCTGACCTGTGCCTGGTGGACTGCACCGAGTTTTCCCTGCTTCGCGGGGAGCCCGGCAGTCCGGTGCCGGTGATCGACACGCTGGATGTGCTGACCCGCGCGATCCGGGATTTCGTCTTTTGCGGGTTTGTGCCCGCAGAGGTACAGGTCTGA
- a CDS encoding LysR family transcriptional regulator: MELKWLQDFVALATSRSFSRAAVERNVTQPAYSRRIRSLENWIGVPLFDRSTYPVQLTPAGEEFLPRARTMITEINLTRRDLRQIRSDFDASVRVLALHTLTFSVLPPVITEFAKLDPKGVVTVLPSVQAVEEYFETLASGLADIVVTYQTPGLQLGASELAQFELREVGRDVLRPVAAPALAAELGPDWLAAKAPVVPFLSYSEYSFSDKLIAPVLIRHHDKLRPVMKSTLGEGLRQVALLGRGVAWLPETLIRGDLEAGRLAVLPGTDLEIGLSIVAYRLPVGRNRGVELFWDLLPEAARGQE; this comes from the coding sequence ATGGAACTCAAATGGCTTCAGGATTTTGTCGCGCTGGCGACCTCGCGCAGCTTCAGCCGGGCCGCGGTAGAGCGCAACGTGACCCAGCCGGCCTATTCCCGCCGCATTCGCTCATTGGAGAATTGGATCGGAGTGCCGCTGTTCGACCGCAGCACCTACCCGGTGCAGCTGACGCCGGCCGGCGAGGAATTTCTGCCCCGCGCACGGACGATGATAACGGAGATCAACCTGACCCGGCGGGATCTGCGGCAGATACGTTCGGATTTTGATGCGTCGGTACGGGTCCTGGCGCTGCACACGCTCACTTTCAGCGTCTTGCCGCCAGTGATCACCGAGTTTGCGAAGCTGGACCCGAAAGGCGTAGTCACCGTATTGCCCTCGGTCCAGGCCGTCGAAGAGTATTTCGAAACGCTGGCCAGCGGCCTGGCGGATATTGTGGTCACCTATCAGACGCCGGGCCTGCAGCTCGGGGCTTCCGAGCTTGCGCAGTTCGAGCTGCGCGAGGTGGGGCGCGACGTGTTGCGGCCAGTGGCGGCGCCTGCGCTGGCAGCAGAGCTGGGCCCCGACTGGCTTGCCGCCAAGGCCCCCGTGGTGCCGTTCCTCAGCTACTCGGAATATTCCTTTTCTGACAAGCTGATCGCCCCGGTGCTGATCCGGCACCATGACAAGCTGCGCCCGGTGATGAAAAGCACCCTCGGCGAAGGTCTGCGCCAGGTTGCTCTGCTTGGCCGCGGTGTTGCCTGGCTGCCGGAAACCCTGATCCGCGGCGATCTGGAGGCCGGGCGGCTGGCAGTGCTGCCGGGCACAGACCTGGAGATCGGCCTTTCGATTGTCGCCTACCGCCTGCCCGTCGGCCGCAACCGCGGGGTCGAGCTGTTCTGGGATCTTCTGCCAGAGGCTGCGCGTGGTCAGGAATAG
- a CDS encoding ABC transporter substrate-binding protein, whose amino-acid sequence MKLKSALMAAGMIGAVLAGAPPALAGKADNTLTAAFARGLATTDGLYSTTRENDILGLLIDDALFYVDPAVKKPVPLVADSYEFTDETTLVVKLRSDVTFHDGSPLTAADVVYSFQHIVRPEAETKFGQRIAQWMESVEAVDPQTVIFRMKAPNAMVLYDLSYYSKLRKAGSYEVDGVTDPDAQMTLNLGTGPYRVAEFLPGEKVVLDLYDNYRAGSPKDASIARLVIRFIPDEATQVAEVMSGGVDWTFGISSEMAENVAGTGRAQFLTAPSLRVGYLSLDAAGRADETTPLRDLRVRQALNHAVNHEELVASITGGSAKVARTPCHSLQFGCDQGRVRYGYDPDKAKALLAEAGYPDGFEIDLWAARDRPLQEAVIAYWAKIGVRANLRYVKSISKDRNAGKLSLYYDTWGSYSIPDAGAIIPDLFDLKTPKVYTGDEALSKLVLSTNQTYDQAEREAKFSQAIQTITEQAYWVPIQEYPMNFLYSNDLEFSQPDDGMQRLFLARWK is encoded by the coding sequence GTGAAACTCAAATCTGCCCTAATGGCTGCCGGGATGATCGGCGCAGTGCTCGCAGGCGCGCCGCCGGCGCTTGCAGGCAAGGCCGATAACACGCTCACCGCGGCCTTTGCCCGCGGCCTTGCGACCACCGACGGGCTTTATTCCACCACCCGCGAGAACGACATACTGGGCCTGCTGATCGATGATGCGCTGTTCTACGTCGACCCCGCAGTCAAAAAACCGGTGCCTCTGGTGGCCGATTCCTATGAATTCACTGATGAGACCACGCTGGTCGTGAAGCTGCGCAGCGATGTCACCTTTCACGATGGCTCGCCGCTGACCGCAGCAGATGTGGTCTATTCCTTCCAGCACATCGTGCGCCCTGAGGCGGAAACCAAATTCGGCCAGCGCATTGCGCAGTGGATGGAAAGCGTCGAGGCGGTGGACCCGCAGACCGTGATCTTCCGCATGAAGGCGCCGAACGCGATGGTGCTCTATGATCTGAGTTATTATTCGAAGCTCCGCAAGGCGGGTTCGTATGAGGTTGACGGCGTCACTGATCCGGATGCGCAGATGACGCTGAACTTGGGCACCGGCCCCTACCGGGTGGCGGAATTTCTGCCCGGTGAGAAGGTGGTGCTGGACCTGTATGACAATTACCGCGCCGGCAGCCCCAAGGACGCGTCCATCGCCAGGCTGGTGATCCGGTTCATCCCCGACGAGGCCACTCAGGTGGCCGAAGTGATGTCGGGCGGAGTGGACTGGACCTTCGGGATCTCCTCGGAGATGGCGGAGAATGTGGCGGGCACCGGCCGGGCGCAGTTCCTGACCGCGCCATCGCTGCGGGTCGGCTACCTGTCGCTGGATGCGGCGGGCCGCGCCGACGAGACCACGCCGCTGCGGGATCTGCGGGTGCGCCAGGCGCTGAACCACGCGGTGAACCACGAGGAGCTGGTGGCCAGCATAACCGGCGGCAGCGCCAAGGTGGCCAGGACCCCCTGCCACAGCCTGCAATTCGGCTGCGACCAGGGCAGGGTCCGTTATGGCTATGACCCGGACAAGGCAAAGGCGCTCCTGGCTGAGGCCGGATACCCCGACGGGTTCGAGATCGATCTGTGGGCGGCGCGCGACCGGCCGCTGCAGGAGGCGGTGATCGCGTATTGGGCCAAGATCGGCGTGCGGGCCAATCTGCGCTATGTGAAATCCATCTCCAAGGACCGCAACGCCGGCAAGCTGAGCCTCTACTACGACACCTGGGGATCCTATTCGATCCCGGATGCCGGAGCGATCATTCCCGATCTGTTCGATCTGAAAACGCCCAAGGTCTATACCGGCGACGAAGCGCTGAGCAAGCTCGTGCTGAGTACCAACCAGACCTACGACCAGGCTGAGCGTGAAGCGAAATTCTCGCAGGCAATCCAGACCATAACCGAGCAGGCCTATTGGGTCCCGATCCAGGAATACCCGATGAATTTCCTCTATTCGAACGATCTGGAGTTCAGCCAGCCGGACGATGGCATGCAACGGCTGTTCCTGGCCCGCTGGAAGTAA
- a CDS encoding ABC transporter permease, which yields MLLYVCKRGILALAVALAVSLVTFILLYYATDPAEALAGEDALPAQVAQIRAQLGLDRPLHIQYASWLGGVASGDFGDSYFWRTPVVELVQRHFPITLQLAGMAIGVTILVAIPLGVVSALYSNTVIDRFALALAVAAQAVPNFWLGIMAILLFAVMLPLFPVSGQDTFWHFVMPACVLGLSSVPAVMRLTRTGLLEVMGSDYIRTARAKGYRGLRLLTRHAMRNAILPVVSVLAVQLGSKLGGSIVTESVFAINGMGRLALESILAGDVPTVQMLVFIFALVFVLLTFLADVLNAWLDPRIRLG from the coding sequence ATGCTGCTTTATGTTTGCAAGCGAGGCATCCTGGCGCTGGCGGTGGCTCTGGCCGTCAGCCTGGTAACCTTCATCCTGCTCTATTACGCCACCGATCCGGCCGAGGCCCTGGCCGGCGAGGATGCCCTTCCCGCCCAGGTCGCGCAGATCCGCGCGCAGCTGGGCTTGGACCGGCCGCTGCACATCCAGTATGCAAGCTGGCTCGGCGGGGTGGCCTCAGGCGACTTCGGCGACAGCTACTTCTGGCGCACGCCGGTGGTGGAGCTGGTGCAGCGGCACTTCCCGATCACCCTGCAACTGGCCGGGATGGCGATCGGTGTTACCATCCTGGTGGCAATCCCGCTCGGCGTGGTGTCGGCGCTGTACTCCAACACAGTCATCGACCGGTTTGCGCTGGCACTTGCCGTGGCCGCGCAGGCGGTGCCGAACTTCTGGCTCGGCATCATGGCAATTCTGCTGTTTGCGGTGATGCTGCCGCTGTTCCCGGTCTCCGGCCAGGACACATTCTGGCATTTCGTGATGCCCGCCTGCGTGCTGGGGCTGTCGTCGGTGCCGGCGGTGATGCGGCTCACCCGCACCGGGCTGCTGGAGGTGATGGGCTCGGATTACATCCGCACCGCCCGGGCCAAGGGCTACCGCGGTCTCCGGCTGCTGACCCGCCATGCGATGCGCAATGCCATCCTGCCAGTGGTGAGCGTGCTGGCGGTGCAGCTCGGCAGCAAGCTCGGCGGCTCGATTGTCACCGAAAGCGTATTTGCAATCAATGGAATGGGGCGGCTTGCCCTGGAGAGTATCCTGGCCGGCGATGTGCCGACCGTTCAAATGCTGGTGTTCATCTTCGCGCTGGTCTTCGTGCTGCTGACCTTCCTCGCCGATGTGCTGAATGCCTGGCTGGATCCGCGGATCCGTTTGGGGTGA
- a CDS encoding ABC transporter permease yields the protein MTTTDIDIEGLTPAQAMRAKARRNRGFIYGAAVLALITLAAVFAPLLTPYDFAGQVLTDRLLPPVWAGGGWEHPLGTDHLGRDYLARLLYGARISLAVGFLAASIGCVLGVTLGVVAGYYGGRVDQAISFILSCQLALPSLLIAMALVFLIGPSVPVVIAVIGFLHWGLYLVISRTATQRLRQQEFVAAAQALGAPVRSILWGEILPNLISRILVVFTYEVGSAILAEASLSFLGVGIPSPMPSWGLMIAEGKNAIFFQPWLVIIPGAALFVLVIAINLMGDALRDITAPEGRN from the coding sequence ATGACCACGACCGATATCGACATCGAAGGCCTGACACCCGCTCAGGCGATGCGGGCCAAGGCCCGGAGAAACCGCGGCTTCATCTACGGGGCCGCCGTTCTGGCCCTGATCACCCTGGCTGCCGTCTTTGCGCCCCTGCTGACGCCCTATGATTTCGCCGGCCAGGTACTGACTGACCGGCTGTTGCCGCCGGTCTGGGCCGGCGGCGGGTGGGAGCATCCGCTGGGCACCGACCACCTGGGCCGCGACTATCTCGCGCGGCTGCTGTACGGTGCGCGGATCTCGCTTGCGGTCGGCTTCCTGGCTGCGTCGATCGGCTGTGTCCTGGGTGTCACCCTGGGGGTGGTGGCCGGGTACTACGGCGGCCGGGTGGACCAGGCGATCAGCTTCATCCTGTCCTGCCAGCTGGCGTTGCCCAGCCTGCTGATCGCGATGGCGCTGGTGTTCCTGATCGGTCCCTCCGTGCCGGTGGTGATTGCGGTCATCGGTTTCCTGCACTGGGGGCTTTACTTGGTGATCAGCCGCACCGCCACCCAGCGCCTGCGCCAGCAGGAATTCGTGGCCGCGGCGCAGGCGCTTGGCGCGCCGGTCCGCTCGATCCTCTGGGGCGAGATCCTGCCCAACCTGATCAGCCGGATCCTGGTTGTCTTCACCTATGAAGTGGGCAGCGCCATTCTGGCCGAAGCCTCGCTCAGCTTCCTGGGCGTGGGCATCCCCTCGCCGATGCCCTCCTGGGGGCTGATGATCGCCGAGGGCAAGAATGCGATCTTTTTCCAGCCCTGGCTGGTGATCATCCCCGGCGCCGCGCTGTTTGTTCTGGTGATTGCAATCAACCTGATGGGGGACGCGCTGCGCGACATCACGGCACCGGAGGGCCGCAACTGA
- a CDS encoding ABC transporter ATP-binding protein encodes MENTSVHTQPQGGAKAPVLSICDLTVTLPVPSGTLTAVNGLNLDLHPGETVGIVGESGSGKSMTALAVMGLLPPAAASGAARLELCGRNLLEMNDRALARDIRGQRAGMIFQEPMTSLNPVYTVGRQLTETVTLHGGSHAKARTRALELMDAVGIPDPAERFSQYPHQFSGGQRQRLMIAMALMNEPDLLIADEPTTALDVTIQAQVLELLKDLQQRLGIAMVLISHDFGVVARYTDKVVVMLKGDVVETGATAEVLKNPQHGYTRRLLASIPHAKGRSVEAVKRPSAIEVQKISKTFHVRRGLFGPIRQVKASQDVSLQVGRGETLALVGESGSGKSTLSRMMLGLMAPDGGRILFNGTDVRKMDAAARARLVQPVFQDPFSSLNPRRSVREIIRQPLDIHGIGSRGEREQKVRGLMEQTGLSPRFLHAFPNQMSGGQRQRVAIARALILRPEILICDEPTSALDVSIQAQVLDLLDTLKAELDLTMVLITHDLGVVEQIADRVVVLKDGAVVEQALVQDLFARPQQDYTKRLLASVPRLEHAA; translated from the coding sequence ATGGAAAACACAAGCGTTCATACACAGCCGCAGGGCGGGGCAAAAGCTCCGGTTCTTTCGATCTGTGATCTGACGGTGACCCTGCCGGTGCCGAGCGGCACCCTGACCGCAGTAAACGGGCTGAACCTTGACCTGCATCCGGGCGAAACCGTTGGCATCGTTGGCGAAAGCGGCTCGGGCAAGTCGATGACCGCACTGGCAGTGATGGGGCTGCTGCCGCCCGCTGCGGCATCGGGCGCAGCGCGGCTGGAACTGTGCGGGCGCAATCTGCTGGAGATGAATGACCGCGCCCTGGCCCGTGATATCCGCGGCCAGCGCGCGGGGATGATCTTTCAGGAGCCGATGACCTCGCTCAACCCGGTATACACTGTCGGGCGCCAGCTGACCGAAACCGTCACCCTGCACGGCGGCAGCCATGCCAAGGCCAGGACGCGCGCGCTGGAACTGATGGACGCGGTGGGCATCCCGGACCCAGCCGAACGGTTCAGCCAGTATCCGCATCAGTTTTCAGGCGGCCAGCGCCAGCGTCTGATGATTGCCATGGCACTGATGAACGAGCCGGATCTCCTGATCGCGGACGAGCCGACCACCGCGCTGGACGTGACCATTCAGGCTCAAGTGCTGGAGCTGCTGAAAGACCTGCAACAGCGGCTCGGCATTGCAATGGTGCTGATCTCGCACGACTTCGGCGTGGTTGCCCGATACACCGACAAGGTCGTGGTGATGCTGAAGGGTGACGTGGTCGAGACCGGCGCTACTGCCGAGGTGCTGAAAAATCCGCAGCACGGCTATACCCGGCGGCTGCTGGCCAGCATCCCGCATGCAAAGGGGCGCAGCGTGGAGGCGGTGAAGCGCCCGAGCGCCATTGAGGTGCAGAAGATCAGCAAGACCTTCCACGTCCGCCGCGGCTTGTTCGGCCCGATCCGGCAGGTGAAGGCATCGCAGGATGTTTCGCTGCAAGTGGGCCGCGGCGAAACCCTGGCCCTGGTCGGCGAAAGCGGCTCCGGTAAATCCACGCTGTCCCGGATGATGCTGGGGCTGATGGCGCCGGATGGCGGCCGGATCCTGTTCAACGGCACCGATGTGCGCAAGATGGATGCGGCAGCGCGGGCGCGGCTGGTGCAGCCGGTGTTTCAGGACCCGTTCTCGTCCCTCAACCCGCGCCGTTCGGTGCGCGAGATCATCCGCCAGCCGCTGGACATCCATGGCATCGGCAGCCGCGGCGAGCGCGAGCAGAAGGTGCGCGGGCTGATGGAGCAGACCGGGCTCAGCCCGCGTTTCCTGCACGCCTTTCCGAACCAGATGTCGGGCGGCCAGCGGCAGCGGGTGGCAATCGCCCGGGCGCTGATCCTGCGTCCCGAAATCCTGATCTGCGATGAACCGACCTCGGCGCTGGATGTCTCGATCCAGGCGCAGGTTCTGGACCTGCTGGACACGCTGAAGGCCGAGCTCGATCTCACCATGGTGCTGATCACCCATGATCTGGGCGTGGTCGAGCAAATCGCGGACCGGGTTGTTGTATTGAAAGACGGTGCCGTGGTCGAGCAGGCGCTGGTGCAGGATCTCTTTGCCCGGCCGCAGCAGGACTACACCAAGCGGCTGCTGGCCTCGGTGCCGCGGCTGGAGCATGCAGCGTGA
- a CDS encoding isoaspartyl peptidase/L-asparaginase family protein: MSETGWAIALHGGAGVMRRETMDAAREAEVRAGLAAALAAGREVLDAGGSSLDAVQATVCSLEDNPCFNAGHGSVMTSDGTFELEAAIMRGSDLAAGGVINVSHIRNPVSLARYILDHSEHVVFAGAGAERYAAGAGFELISSGYFETEMRRAQFNATRASGAVTLDHDGKRYGTVGAVARDRAGSLAAATSTGGLNNKAPGRVGDSGIIGGGTYANDKSCAVSATGRGEAFMRMTVARDIAAMIEYGGVALADAVERKVMTELPVINGRGGVIALTRTGAPVLQFNTPGMYRAAQCEGEAAQVAVFAL; the protein is encoded by the coding sequence ATGAGTGAAACAGGCTGGGCCATTGCCCTGCATGGCGGCGCCGGCGTGATGCGCCGGGAAACGATGGATGCCGCCCGCGAAGCGGAAGTGCGGGCCGGGCTGGCCGCGGCGCTTGCCGCGGGCCGGGAGGTGCTGGACGCAGGCGGTTCCAGCCTGGATGCGGTGCAGGCCACGGTCTGCAGCCTGGAGGACAACCCCTGCTTCAATGCGGGCCATGGCAGCGTGATGACCTCGGACGGCACGTTTGAACTGGAGGCGGCGATCATGCGCGGCAGCGACCTGGCAGCCGGCGGGGTCATCAACGTCAGCCACATCCGCAATCCGGTCAGCCTGGCGCGGTATATCCTCGACCATTCAGAGCATGTGGTCTTTGCCGGGGCAGGGGCTGAGCGCTATGCCGCGGGCGCCGGCTTCGAGCTGATCAGCTCCGGCTATTTCGAAACCGAGATGCGGCGGGCGCAGTTCAACGCCACCCGCGCCTCCGGCGCCGTCACGCTGGACCATGACGGCAAGCGCTACGGCACCGTGGGCGCCGTGGCGCGGGACCGGGCCGGCTCCCTGGCCGCTGCAACCTCGACCGGCGGGCTCAACAACAAGGCGCCTGGCCGGGTTGGCGATTCCGGCATCATCGGCGGCGGCACCTATGCAAATGACAAGAGCTGCGCGGTTTCGGCCACTGGCCGCGGCGAGGCCTTCATGCGGATGACGGTGGCGCGGGATATTGCTGCCATGATCGAATACGGCGGGGTCGCTCTGGCCGATGCGGTGGAGCGCAAGGTGATGACCGAACTGCCCGTGATCAATGGCCGCGGCGGGGTGATCGCCCTGACGCGCACCGGAGCGCCGGTGCTGCAATTCAACACGCCTGGCATGTACCGCGCGGCGCAATGCGAGGGCGAAGCCGCACAGGTGGCGGTTTTTGCGCTTTGA
- a CDS encoding aminotransferase class V-fold PLP-dependent enzyme, translated as MPQIADTLLDQIRARFAQVDTCPEQGSRIFFENAGGALTLNSVVETSARYAAVPDNQGRDNPGSHELVRVITKAKDDMRVFMNAPGGQFFVGESGTELLFRLIMNACLGTAAGGTVLGSTLEHPATRSACARWAGVARQKHVLIPHDDAAGTITAEAYARAVTPDTVVATIVHTSPVTGMGVDLAACAAAIREAAPECFIIADGIQHAAHGRIDLTAYGVDGYVISPYKMFSRHGYGLAWISDRLTHLPHNALIDGPADNWEMGTRDTGSYATLSDVAGYLEWLGGEVSDATDRRAKFAAAGEAIHAQEKALTDAMIFGTGNLPGLAEMEGVTILGGANNPAREGLVSLTVAGVPSVDVVKRLNAQGIRTHLRKADHYSGNILAPLGMDSCVRVSMCHYNSIGEVAKFLGVMKEITG; from the coding sequence ATGCCCCAGATCGCCGACACTCTGCTGGACCAAATCCGCGCCCGCTTTGCACAGGTGGACACTTGCCCCGAACAGGGCAGCCGCATCTTCTTTGAAAACGCCGGCGGCGCGCTGACGCTGAACTCGGTGGTGGAAACATCGGCCCGCTATGCCGCGGTCCCCGACAACCAGGGCCGCGACAACCCCGGCAGCCATGAGCTGGTGCGGGTGATCACCAAGGCCAAGGACGACATGCGCGTGTTCATGAACGCCCCCGGCGGCCAGTTCTTTGTGGGCGAAAGCGGCACCGAGCTCTTGTTCCGCCTGATCATGAACGCCTGCCTTGGCACCGCAGCGGGCGGCACCGTGCTGGGTTCGACGCTGGAGCATCCGGCGACCCGCTCCGCCTGTGCCCGCTGGGCCGGGGTGGCGCGGCAGAAGCATGTGCTGATCCCGCATGACGATGCCGCCGGAACCATCACCGCCGAAGCCTATGCCCGGGCGGTCACCCCGGACACGGTTGTGGCGACCATCGTGCACACCTCGCCGGTCACCGGCATGGGTGTGGATCTGGCCGCCTGCGCCGCCGCCATCCGGGAAGCTGCCCCGGAGTGTTTTATCATCGCCGACGGCATCCAGCACGCCGCCCACGGGCGCATCGACCTGACGGCCTACGGTGTGGATGGCTATGTGATCTCGCCCTACAAGATGTTCTCGCGCCATGGCTATGGCCTCGCCTGGATCTCGGACCGGCTGACCCATCTGCCGCATAACGCGCTGATAGACGGGCCTGCGGACAATTGGGAAATGGGCACCCGCGACACCGGCAGCTATGCGACGCTGTCGGATGTGGCCGGTTACCTGGAATGGCTCGGCGGCGAGGTCAGCGATGCCACCGACCGGCGCGCCAAATTCGCTGCCGCGGGCGAGGCGATCCATGCCCAGGAAAAGGCCCTGACCGATGCGATGATCTTTGGCACCGGAAATCTGCCGGGCCTTGCCGAGATGGAGGGCGTCACAATCCTCGGCGGTGCCAACAACCCCGCGCGCGAGGGGCTGGTATCGCTGACCGTCGCGGGGGTTCCTTCAGTGGATGTGGTGAAACGGCTGAACGCACAGGGCATCCGCACCCATCTGCGCAAGGCGGATCATTACTCCGGCAATATCCTGGCGCCATTGGGCATGGACAGCTGCGTGCGCGTGTCCATGTGCCACTACAACAGCATCGGCGAAGTGGCAAAATTTCTGGGCGTGATGAAAGAGATCACGGGCTAG
- a CDS encoding aspartate/glutamate racemase family protein, whose amino-acid sequence MTLHPGGQNICGVSIGVLALESYFPKPPGHIKNPSSLGFTTLYEMLDGITVPELLANPTDQMKDRLIGAARRLEAKGVRAITGSCGFLAIFQKEIAAAVNVPVFVSSLIQVPLAHQMTGRTVGVITASAASLTEAHLLGAGAEHTPIVVQGLDEAEEFSAVILRNERTAMDLARVEAELLAAAKGMIARNPEIGPIVLECTDLPPYAHALQQALNRPVFDIITLSEMVHRAALRMPFPGFIT is encoded by the coding sequence ATGACACTCCACCCCGGCGGGCAGAACATCTGCGGCGTCTCCATCGGCGTGCTGGCGCTGGAAAGCTACTTCCCCAAACCGCCCGGCCATATCAAGAACCCCTCCAGCCTCGGCTTCACCACACTTTATGAAATGCTGGACGGGATCACCGTGCCGGAACTTCTGGCCAATCCGACGGACCAGATGAAGGACCGGCTGATCGGGGCCGCCAGGCGGCTGGAGGCCAAGGGCGTGCGGGCGATCACCGGCTCCTGCGGGTTTCTGGCGATATTCCAGAAGGAGATCGCGGCGGCGGTGAACGTGCCAGTGTTTGTTTCCTCGCTGATCCAGGTGCCTCTGGCGCATCAGATGACCGGGCGCACGGTGGGTGTGATCACCGCCTCGGCCGCCAGCCTGACCGAAGCGCATCTGCTGGGTGCGGGTGCAGAACACACGCCGATTGTGGTGCAAGGGCTGGACGAAGCAGAGGAATTCTCCGCCGTGATCCTGCGCAATGAGCGCACGGCGATGGATCTGGCCAGGGTGGAGGCAGAGCTGCTGGCCGCGGCCAAGGGCATGATCGCCCGCAACCCGGAGATCGGCCCGATCGTGCTGGAATGCACCGATCTGCCGCCTTATGCCCATGCGCTGCAGCAGGCGCTGAACCGGCCGGTGTTTGATATCATCACCTTGTCGGAGATGGTGCACCGGGCTGCATTGCGCATGCCATTTCCAGGGTTCATCACTTGA